CCCACCCCCaccttcacccctctcctcctcctgcgaTGGAGAGCTTTGCGCAGCTCCCGCAACACAAAAGCCTGTCTCAGTAAGTGCTGCACTCAAGATCACCCCATTTGTTCTATCTCCCCTTCTTGAAAATACATCTAAAATAAAAGAGGAATCGGTGGGAGGGGGCTGCTAAAAGAGGAAAGGGGGGAGAAGTTAAAACAAAGAACCTTTCTTTCAAAGTGTGTTTTCTGGTTAATTCCCCATACAGCATTCCTAATGTTCAAAGAAGGTGTTAAATAGTCTATACTTCTCCCCTGGCTCTGGTTTTGGCTATGTTGCTCACCTGCCCACTGCTGGTTCCAGGCCCCACTTGGATTTGAAAGGACATTTTCCCCAGATTAATTTATAAGTTTGAAACTCAAACCCATTGAAAAATAGTTTTCAAACTAAAAGTGGCTTGCAAGAGCATATGATGGTGGACTCATGAGAGATGTTGATATGATCATCATAATTTATGTCTGTGGCAGAATTTAACTTAATAAGACAACAAATAAGTCAGTTATTGAGCATAGCTCTATTTCATATGCACATCAGCCCTTAAAATAATGTATTTACCTTTTCCAGCATGACTTCCACTGATAAGACTGATTGGATACAGCCCACATTCTGTAGCATACAGTACAACTTTTCAAAATGAAGGCAATTTCGACCTAAACTTCATTATAGGCTATGGATAATAATTTGGCAACACAATAAGATGTGTTTTAATTATAACACtgaataggcctatagcctaagaGTTTCAAATCAGAATTGGCAATACTGTCTTTTGTCACAACATTTTTGATACCTCTATGATCCTCTAGTTTATGACGATGACAACAATAACGGACAGGCGATGTTGTAGTCAGCTATGAGCAAGCAAATGTGACGCAACAAGGGTCCTCCGAACTTTGACACAAAAAATGGCGACCTCTATGCTGTGCAGGAGGACAGCAGTATTTACCTGGGCTATTCGAGGGGTTTCATCCTTAAAATCGTATAATCCTGCCAGCTCACACTGCGGGTTTCTACAGCAGACAGCAAATTATAATCATAAACCACTAAAATTAAATCTGAAAGATCCATACATACCAGATAGGGAAAGCGAGAAAACTCCGGAATGGCAGAAGACGGCGAAGTATGACCGCAAGCTATTCGGGCGGTATGGCTCTTCGTCAGGAATCGACCCTGCAAAGCTGTGGCCCAACCATACCCAGCTCGAGGAGATGATAGCAGAGGAGAGGGAATGGAACCCTCCACTACAGGTGATGTTGAAGAACGTTGAGGCGAAAACGAAGGAAGCCAATGCGAAACGTCTCGCGAGGTAAACATCCATGCTAGCCAAGCTAATACTAGTTATCTTTTTGGGACCTGTCAAATTACATGTTTGTTTCTACGCAACATGCCATACTAGATAGCATTGAGAGAAATTGAGAATGGTAACTAACTACCTTGTTAGTTACTGCATGACATTTGCCTATATGACTCAAggcaactacagttgaagtcggaagtttacatacacttaggttggagtcattaaaactcgtttttcaaccactccatacatttcttgttaacatactatagttttgtcaagtcggttagaacatctactttgtgcatgacacaagtaatttttaaaacaattgtttacacacagattatttaacttataattcaatgtatcacaattccagtgggtcagaagtttaaatacactaagttgactgtgcttttaaacagcgtggaaaattccagaaaatgatgtcatggctttagaagcttctgataggctaattgacattatttgagtaaattggaggtgtacctgtggatgtatttcaagacctaccttcaaactcagtgcctctttgcttgacatcatgggaaaatcaaaagaaatcagccaagacctcagaaaaaaaatggtagacctccacaagtctggttcatccttgggagcaatttccaaatgcctgaaggtaccacgttcatctgtacaaacaatagtacgcaagtataaacaccacgggaacacgcagccgtcataccgctcaggaaggaaacgcgttccgtctcctagagatgaacgtactttggtgcgaaaagtgcaaatcaatcccagaacaacagcaaagaaccttgtgaagatgctggaggaaacaggtacaaaagtatctatatccacagtaaaatcagtcctatatcgacataacctgaaaggccgctcagcaaggaagaagccactgctccaaaactgccataaaaaagccagactacggtttgcaactgcacatggggacaaagatcgtactttttggagaaatgtcctctggtctgatgaaacaaatgtagaactgtttggccataatgaccatcgttatgtttggaggtttacatacaccttagccaaatacatttaaactaagtttttcacaattcttgacatttaatcctagtaaaaattccctgtcttaggtcagttaggatcaccactttattttaagaatgtgaaatgtcagaataatagtagagagtgatttatttcagcttttatttatttcatcacattcccagtgggtcagaagtttacatacactattagtatttggtagcattgcctttaaattgtttaacttgggtcaaacgtttcaggtagccttccacaagcttcccacaataagttgggtgaatttctcCTGaccgagctggtgtaactgagtcaggtttgtaggcctccttgcttgcacacgctttttcagttctgcccactaattttcaataggattgaggtcagagctttgtgatggccactccaataccttgacttttgttgtccttaagccattttgccacaactttggaaatatacttggggtcattgtccatttggaagaccatttgcgaccaggctttaacttcctgactgatgtcttgagatgttgcttcaatatatccacatcattttccttcctcatgatgcaatctattttgtgaagtgcaccagtccctccttcagtaaagcacccccacagcatgatgctgccaccccccgtgcttcacggttgggatggtgttcttcggcttgcaagccaccccctttttcctccaaacataatgatggtcattatggccaaacagttctatttttgtttcatcagaccagtggacatttctcaaaaaagtacgatctttgtccccatgtgcagttgccaaccgtagtctggcttttttatggcggttttggagcagtggcttcttccttgttgagcgacctttcaggttatgttgatataggactcgttttactgtggatatagatactttagtacctgtttcctccagcatcttcacaaggtcctttgctgttgttctgggattgatttgcacttttcgcaccaaagtacgttcatctctaggagacggaacgcgtatccttcctgagcggtattacggctgcgtggtcccatggtgtttatacttgcctactattgtttgtacagatgaacgtggtaccttcaggcgtttggaaattgctcccaaggatgaagcagacttgtg
This sequence is a window from Coregonus clupeaformis isolate EN_2021a chromosome 7, ASM2061545v1, whole genome shotgun sequence. Protein-coding genes within it:
- the LOC121570500 gene encoding growth arrest and DNA damage-inducible proteins-interacting protein 1-like gives rise to the protein MATSMLCRRTAVFTWAIRGVSSLKSYNPASSHCGFLQQTANYNHKPLKLNLKDPYIPDRESEKTPEWQKTAKYDRKLFGRYGSSSGIDPAKLWPNHTQLEEMIAEEREWNPPLQVMLKNVEAKTKEANAKRLARETLVAANMAKMPKMVADWRKEKREVKQKLKDEKARRERLLAEARERFGYAMDPRSPKFLEMVSEIEKEEKKKRKLMKRRLKEEQSHAPPAASSADSSS